The Caldisalinibacter kiritimatiensis genome segment GCTACATCTACCATATATTCTCCTAGTTTATTTTTAGGTTTATGTAATCCTGGTGTATCTAAAAATACTACTTGAAAATCATTTTCGGTATAAACGCACTGTATTTTGTTTCTAGTAGTTTGAGGTTTGTTTGATATTATTGCTATTTTTTCACCTATTATATTATTCATTAAAGTAGATTTTCCAACATTTGGTCTCCCGATTAATGATGCAAATCCTGATTTAAATTTCATAAATTTTATTCCTCCTATTCAATTGTTATATCTGTACTAAGTTTAGTTACTTGTATCCACGTAACTCCTGAATTTAATTTTATCTCTTTATTTGAACTATCATAGAATCTAGTCTTTCCATTTCTTGAGCTTTTCTCCCATGTAATTCTAATTGCCTTGCCATTTGTTATATAATATCCTCTGCCTTTTCCAACTAAATCAATTGATAGTCTACCTACATTATCTATTACCTCAGTTTTTGCCCTTTGAATAATAATATTTTTTGCTTTTATAGCTGTTTTATCCAACTCATCAATATGAAGTTTGCCATCCTTATATCTTTTATATACCTTTTTTTCCTCATCATAAACGTATTTAGTAGTATTACTTTTATTATATTTTATAATAACAGTATTTGCAGAGTTACCATCTATATTTTTATCCTCTTTATTAAACTTAAATCCTTCATAGTTTCCTTTTAATCTATATCCTCTTCTACGTTGTTCTTCTCTTATAACTTCTAAACTCGAATACATATTATTAGGTCTTGTTTTACCAGTTTTATAATATCTCCAGAATACTTTAGATGAACTAGAAAGTCCATCAATATCTGCAATCTTTAGTCTTCTAACATCAGCCTTTGCAGCCTCACTTCCCCCTACTCTAACATAAATTGGGTCATACTCTAGTAAAGCCGTTATAAAATATGGTCTTGTACTTCTTATTGGCCCTATATGGTCTGGGTCATTTAATAAAAATATACCCATATATCTTGTATAAGGATATTCTACTAGAAATTCATATACTATTTCTGCCTGACTCAAACCAGCTTGCCATCTTGCCTTAGGATGATTATCAAACATTACTGCTACTGGTCTTCTATTAACTTTTTCTTTTGGTCCATAAGTCCCACTTAAAGGCGATGGTATACCTTTTTCTTCCTTTACAATTTCTTGTTTTTCATCATCTTCTTCCTTCTCTTCTTTATTATTAACTTCTTCTCCATCTTTATTTTGTTTTTCTTCTTGCTCAGTATATTCTACATTATCACTTTCAATCTCATTTACCCCTTCGGTTGCTTTATTGTTACAACCAATCAAACTAAACATAATACTTAGGATAAGTACTGTTATAATTAGCGGGTTTATCCTTCTCATATTGCTTCCTCCTTAAGCCATATTTTCACTGTTATGTTTTTATATCTTTTATTTGAATTTTCACTCTTAAATATAAGTGTTCTATTGGTCATTTCGTATTTTACTAATTTGGATTTGTTTTATACGTCTATTCTGTACCTTTGTTACAGTCATACATAAATCGTCATATTCAACAATGTCCCCTCTTACAGGCAATCTTCCTAATGTACTAAAAACAAATCCTCCTAATGAATCAAAATCCTCCTCTGGTAAATCTGTATTAAATATTTCATTTATCTCTTCTAAAGATACTCCAGCTTTAACTAAATATAAGCTGTCATCGGTCTTTTCAATCATATCTATTTCATTATCATATTCATCTAAAATATCTCCAACTATTTCTTCTAAAATGTCTTCTATTGTTACTAATCCTTCTGTACCTCCATATTCATCTAGAACTATAGCCATATGTATTTTATTCTGTTGAAGTTCCTTTAATAGTTTATTAATTTTCTTGGTCTCAGGCACATAATAAGCTGGTCTCATTAACTTTGATATACTTATTTCTTCTTTGTATGTATCTTTAGATAGAACGGTTAATGTATCCTTAGCATAAAGTATCCCCACTATATTGTCAATACTATCTTTAAATACTGGAATTCTAGAATGTCCATAAGTAATTATTAAATCTAATACTTCATTGAGTGTTGCATCTTCAGAAACAGCTATAATATCAATCCTTGGTACCATTACCTCTGTCACTTCTATATCGTCAATTTCAAATACACCTTCAATCATTTCTCGCTCTTGTTGTTCTAAAACTCCTTCTTCTTCTCCTATGTCTACCATAAGTCTTATTTCTTCTTCTGTAACAAAGTATTGGTTACTCTCAACTTTTCCTCCAAGAATCTTAACAATAAATGTTGTAATTTTATTTAGAATAAAGATTATTGGCCAAAATATCTTTGATAAAAATTCAAGAATTTTTATACTTTTTATAGCTACCTTTGCAGGATTCTGTGCTGCAAAAGATTTTGGTGTAATCTCACCAAATATCAATATTAAAGTAGTCATAATAGCAGTAGCTATTAATGTTGAGTTACTTCCTTTAAACAATGTAACCGTTAATTCAGTTAAAATAGCAGTTGCTGCTATATTGACAATGTTATTTCCAATTAATATAGTAGTTAATATTATATTTAACTTTTTCTTAGCTCTTCTTAATAAATTAGCCCCTTCTTCATTATATTCTCTTATTTTTCTTATTTTGCTAACGGTTAATGATGTAAGGGCAGTTTCTGAGCTTGAAAAAGCAGCTGAAAGTAATAAAAATATAAACAATATAAAAATTCTAATATATAACTCAAAATACGACAAAAATATCCCTCCTGCTAGCCCGCAACTTGAAAAAGTAGTACAGTAATAAGTATTCCTAATACTGCCCCTACAAATACTTGTGTAGTGGTATGTATTTTACCTTCTATTCTACTTTGCCCCACTAACGCTGCTATAAAAAAACTTAAAGTAGAAACTAAAGTGTTTTCTGTGATAAACGTAATAGTCGTTGCAACAACAAAAGCTATTGCAGCATGTCCACTTATAATTCCACCCTTTAATGGTGTTCCTATAGCTGTTTTTGTTTTAATAACTATAGTTATTATTATCACTAATAAAATACTTATAAAAGTCAAATGTATAGGGGAATTTTTTATCTTTATAATTACTACCCTAGTATATGGATTTAATCTATCAAAAAAAAGCAGATATGCAACTATAATTGCATTTACTGCTGATATTAGAACGGCTCCAGCAGCTACATTTTTTGCAATTTCAGCTAATGGATGATATTTTTCAGTATACATATCAATAGTTTTTTCTATTGAAGTATTAACCATTTCAGATACTATCACCAATGAGATAGTAAGTACTAAAACTATCAACTCGGTTCTGTTTAAATTTAAAAAAAGGCTTAATAATAATGTAAAAAAAGCTATAGTAAAATGTATCCTCATATTTCTTTGAGTTTTTAAAGCATATACTATTCCTGATACAGCATAGTTAAAACTATCGATTAGCTTCCTTACTTTCATATTTAACTCCTTTTTGCCTTGTTAATATAAGATTAGTTCTTTTTATTGTAAAAAAAAACAATAAACCTATTATCAATATAAATTATAATTTAATTAATACTACCTTGCTTTTTAATTGTTCTTAAAAATCTTTATTTTTTTCATTATATCTTTTTCTTTCTGTCGCATTATCTGTTTTTCTTTCTCAGTCATATGGTCATACCCCATTAAATGAAACATACTATGGGCTGTTAAATATGCTACCTCCCTTATAAAACTATGTCCATACTCCTTTGATTGCTCCATTGCTTTTTCAGCTGAAATTACTATATCTCCTAACAAAATCTTTTCTTCAAAATTGTTAGTATCGTCATCATCTTCCATAGGAAATGATAAAACGTCAGTTGGTTTATCTTTGCCTCTATATATACCATTTAAACGTTTAATTTCTTTATTATCAACAAAAGATATGCTTATTTCATAATTCAAAGATTTATTTTCATAGATTAAGCATTCCTTACATACCTTTTGTACAATTTCCTCTATATCTACTTCAATATCTATTTTATCCTGTCTATTATCGATTAGTACATCCATCTATTTTCCTCCTTTTAACTCTTTAAGGTCTAATTTAGGATACTCTATCCTTTCATGAAATATTCCAAACAATATGTTTAAGAATGAATTTGCAATAGTATCAAGGTCCCTTAAGGTTAAATCGCATTCGTCTAATTGCCCATCGTTTAATTTGTCTTTTATGATTTGTCTTACCAATCCTTCAATTTTTCCTCTTGTTGGATTTTGCATTGACCTAACAGCTGCTTCTACTGAATCCGCAAGCATAACTATAGCTGCTTCTTTAAATTGTGGTCTTGGTCCTGGGTATCTAAAGTTATCTTCTTGTACATTTTCAGAGTTTTCTCCATTAATTGCTTTATGATAGAAATACGCAACTAATGTATCACCATGATGCTGCTCTATTATATCCTTTATTACATTAGGAAGTCTATATTTTTTTGCAATTTCAAAACCATCTTTTGCATGATTAGTTATAATTAATGTACTTAAACTAGGATTTAATTTATCATGAGGATTCTCTCCGTTCATTTGGTTTTCTTTGAAAAAATATGGTCTTTTTAATTTACCTACATCATGATAATAAGCTCCTACCCTAGCAACTAATGCATTACCTCCAACAGCTTCAGCTGCAGATTCACTTAAATTTGCAACTAAAATGCTATGATGATATGTTCCTGGTGCTTCTAAAAGTAGTCTTTTCATTAAAGGATGATTAGGATTTGAAAGCTCTAATAACTTTAAAGGAGTAACTATTCCAAATCCACTTTCCCACAGTGGTAAAGAACCAATTGTCAATATTGCAGAAAAAATACCATTTAGTAAACCATATATACATTTAGAAATTATAATATGGATATCTGAATTGCCTATTAATCCAAATGCTACTATTGTTATAATATTTATTGCACTTACAAGCAATCCTGTTAACAAAATATTGTATCTTTGATGAGTTTTAAGAACTCCTATAGCACCTACTATTCCACCAACTAAATACATAACTATAACATTAACATCATTTACAGTAACTAATCCAATAATTATAGATAAAATGAAATTAACAATTATAGCTAACTTCGCATCTAATAAAATAGCAATTAACATAGTTGCCGCAGATACTGGTAATAAATACTCTGGATATCCTGATATACTATTTACGTTTTCAGAAATTACTACCGTTGATAATATAATTATAATTAATATAACTAAGCTCTTAAAACTATTTAAAACATGTTTATCAAAAACATACAAGTAAGCAACTACTATTCCTTCTAATAGCAATACTAATAATAACACACCTATTGTTAATCCATAATCTAATCCTTTACCTTCTTTCAATAATCCAGATTTTCTTAACAATTCTAATTTTCTTATATCTATTTTATCTCCTTTACTTACTATAAGTTGTCCTTTCTTTATAACTACTGGCTCCACTTTAGACGCTGCTTCTTTTTTCTTTTGCTGTGTTGTTT includes the following:
- a CDS encoding DUF3048 domain-containing protein; amino-acid sequence: MRRINPLIITVLILSIMFSLIGCNNKATEGVNEIESDNVEYTEQEEKQNKDGEEVNNKEEKEEDDEKQEIVKEEKGIPSPLSGTYGPKEKVNRRPVAVMFDNHPKARWQAGLSQAEIVYEFLVEYPYTRYMGIFLLNDPDHIGPIRSTRPYFITALLEYDPIYVRVGGSEAAKADVRRLKIADIDGLSSSSKVFWRYYKTGKTRPNNMYSSLEVIREEQRRRGYRLKGNYEGFKFNKEDKNIDGNSANTVIIKYNKSNTTKYVYDEEKKVYKRYKDGKLHIDELDKTAIKAKNIIIQRAKTEVIDNVGRLSIDLVGKGRGYYITNGKAIRITWEKSSRNGKTRFYDSSNKEIKLNSGVTWIQVTKLSTDITIE
- a CDS encoding hemolysin family protein gives rise to the protein MSYFELYIRIFILFIFLLLSAAFSSSETALTSLTVSKIRKIREYNEEGANLLRRAKKKLNIILTTILIGNNIVNIAATAILTELTVTLFKGSNSTLIATAIMTTLILIFGEITPKSFAAQNPAKVAIKSIKILEFLSKIFWPIIFILNKITTFIVKILGGKVESNQYFVTEEEIRLMVDIGEEEGVLEQQEREMIEGVFEIDDIEVTEVMVPRIDIIAVSEDATLNEVLDLIITYGHSRIPVFKDSIDNIVGILYAKDTLTVLSKDTYKEEISISKLMRPAYYVPETKKINKLLKELQQNKIHMAIVLDEYGGTEGLVTIEDILEEIVGDILDEYDNEIDMIEKTDDSLYLVKAGVSLEEINEIFNTDLPEEDFDSLGGFVFSTLGRLPVRGDIVEYDDLCMTVTKVQNRRIKQIQISKIRNDQ
- a CDS encoding diacylglycerol kinase, yielding MKVRKLIDSFNYAVSGIVYALKTQRNMRIHFTIAFFTLLLSLFLNLNRTELIVLVLTISLVIVSEMVNTSIEKTIDMYTEKYHPLAEIAKNVAAGAVLISAVNAIIVAYLLFFDRLNPYTRVVIIKIKNSPIHLTFISILLVIIITIVIKTKTAIGTPLKGGIISGHAAIAFVVATTITFITENTLVSTLSFFIAALVGQSRIEGKIHTTTQVFVGAVLGILITVLLFQVAG
- the ybeY gene encoding rRNA maturation RNase YbeY, with the translated sequence MDVLIDNRQDKIDIEVDIEEIVQKVCKECLIYENKSLNYEISISFVDNKEIKRLNGIYRGKDKPTDVLSFPMEDDDDTNNFEEKILLGDIVISAEKAMEQSKEYGHSFIREVAYLTAHSMFHLMGYDHMTEKEKQIMRQKEKDIMKKIKIFKNN
- a CDS encoding HD family phosphohydrolase, with protein sequence MISLDNKKVDRLLNNSIIKFFNKLLVKQIFLLIFITTLLFSIIVDNVAPEKLDLKIGDIAKQDIIATKDIVDEKETEKLKQDAMEKVEPRHKIDPSVQVKIKNEIKKFFEAIYDVRSNKSLSAEVKIEIVKQRIPVTVSSVNIITALKTPEEDLEALESNIYDILGQIMSTGITKEEIEYEKENIKDIFGNLDTLSDDLKNLGVSLINNTIKPNRFLDTETTQQKKKEAASKVEPVVIKKGQLIVSKGDKIDIRKLELLRKSGLLKEGKGLDYGLTIGVLLLVLLLEGIVVAYLYVFDKHVLNSFKSLVILIIIILSTVVISENVNSISGYPEYLLPVSAATMLIAILLDAKLAIIVNFILSIIIGLVTVNDVNVIVMYLVGGIVGAIGVLKTHQRYNILLTGLLVSAINIITIVAFGLIGNSDIHIIISKCIYGLLNGIFSAILTIGSLPLWESGFGIVTPLKLLELSNPNHPLMKRLLLEAPGTYHHSILVANLSESAAEAVGGNALVARVGAYYHDVGKLKRPYFFKENQMNGENPHDKLNPSLSTLIITNHAKDGFEIAKKYRLPNVIKDIIEQHHGDTLVAYFYHKAINGENSENVQEDNFRYPGPRPQFKEAAIVMLADSVEAAVRSMQNPTRGKIEGLVRQIIKDKLNDGQLDECDLTLRDLDTIANSFLNILFGIFHERIEYPKLDLKELKGGK